A stretch of DNA from Candidatus Zixiibacteriota bacterium:
GGTAGAATAAACACTTACCTGATAGCGCACAATACCGAAAAACACCACAACTCAGGCAATTCATGTCAGGTAAGCGGCTCAACAGTTGGATATTTATTGTATGTCGACGCTAAGCAGTCAGCGAATCAATGATTTCACAGGATTTCGACATGTTTTGGACATAGTCGATCTTCCTGTCTTTATCACTTCTCAAGAGAGGGTGGTATATGTAAATGCCGGTTTTGAAGACTTTACCGGCCACAGGGTTAGAGATATTCTGGGAGAAAAAACGAATAGATTCGTTGCTGGCGGGTATCTCTCGGACCTGAGGGAAATCGATCGCAAGCTTTCAAAAAAGGAGCTGATCCAGTTAAAAACTGAGATTGAAATTGAACCTGCCGAAGGTCGAGCTCAAAAACTCGGACTTACCAGTGTAGCGATAGAGTGGGATCAAAAGCCCTCGGTTTTACATTTGCTCAATGTAGATCCTTCCCGCCTGGATCATTCCGGGGAGGATAAATTCATTCTGCTCCAGAGAATTATCGACGCAATCCCCAGTCCGATTTTCTATAAGAATGCTTCTCTCGTTTACGAGGGCTGTAATCTCGCCTTTGAAAACTACATCGGGATGAAGCGGGAAGACATTATCGGCAAGACGGTCTATGATCTCGCTCCGCGGGAGCTTGCCGAAAAGTATGACAAAATGGACAGGCAACTGCTAAAGAGCCTCGGGACCCAGAATTACGAAGCGCAGGTGGAGTTTGCCGACGGCAGTATCCATGACGTCATGTTCAACAAAGCGATCTATTCCGATTCCAAGGGTGAAATCGCGGGCATGATCGGGGTGATGCTGGATATAACCGATCGCAAGCGATCCGAGGAGCAGGTTCGTTACCGCTACAAGATGGAATCGGCACTGTCCTACATATCGCGCCTGTTTCTGGCTGAAGACAAAACTGATATGAAGGGGATTCTGGCAATCATTGACAATACCTTTAATACGGATTTTACTTATATCTATCGCCTGTCATCTGAATCTAACATCTTCAGGCTCGATGATAGTTTCAGCAGGAGCTATAATGATCTGATCCACACTCTACCGGATATCATCGCAAGGGACTCGATTGGGAATGATAGCGGGTTATTGCAAAAGACAGGTGCAATCCAACTCGATAGTAGAAATCCTCAACAATGTAATAAGCTCTGTGAAGAACTGAAGCTGGCTGAAAGAGAAAGTGCTACTCTGCTGGTTTTGCCGATAATCTCCTCCGAGGCCGAAATGATCGGCTTTATTGGTATTGAAGCGATTTCGGGTAGTCGCAAGTGGCTCTACGATGAACTCCAGGTACTGCGACTGATCGTGGAAAAGACCAGCATCTACTGGGATAAACAGAACACCCTTAAATATCTCAAGGAAAGCGAAGAGCAGTTTCGTGAGGCTTTCGAACAGGCCGCGGTCGGTATCGCGCATGTCGATATGAACGGAATGATAATCAAGGTCAATCAGCGTTTCTGCGAGATTATCGGCTACCTAAGGGATGAACTCTATAACCTCAGCTTCAAGGATATTACCCATCCCGATGATGTCGGTCAGGATCTCGAAAATATCGAACTCCTGCTCGAAAACAAGATCAGCAAGTATTCGCTCGAGAAACGCTATGTAAAGAAGGACGGCTCCGAAGTCTGGGTCAACCTGACCACAACTCTTTTGCGAGATAAGCATGGCAATCCATCGCAGTTTCTCGGAGCGGTCGAGGATATCACCAAGCGCAAGCAGGCCGAGGATGCCCTGGAGAGGTCGGTGGCAATGATCCGGGCGACTCTGGAGTCGACCTCCGACGGAATTATGGTGACCGGTCTGGACGGCAGGATCATCAACTACAACCAGCGTTTCATTAATATGTGGGACCTGCAGAATTCAAGTTTATGCCTGGATGAGGACGGTTGTATTCTTGATACTCTGCGCACCCATATGGTTAATCCTGAGAAATTCGACAGGTATTATTACCAACCCGCTCATGTCGATGCCCGCAACAAGAATATCGAGCTTGAGTTGAATGACGGACGGGTTTTTGAGTTGAACTGCCTGCCCCTGGTTGCGAGCGGTAAAAGCGACGGCATAGTCTGGAGTTTCCATGATGTCACCCATCAGAAGGAAGCCGAGTCGGTACTCGAAAGGGTTATCAACCAGTACACCACCATGATCGACAGCGTACCCGCTGTACTGTTCGCAAAAGATAAAGACCTGCGCTACACAGTAGTTAACCGGGCATTTTGTGAAAAAGCCAATATGGACAAAGATTCCATTGTTGGCAAAACAGCATCGGATATTTACAGCAGGGAAATGGCTGAGCATTTCTCCAAGCTTGATCAGGATGTTCTCACTCGGAACAGGGCTATAATCAACCGCGAGGAAAAACAGGCATTCGACGGGGAAACGAACTGGATATCTATGAATAAGGTTCCCCTTCAGGATTCGAGCGGTGAGACAGTAGGGTTGGTTGGTATGTACCAGGACATTACTGAACAGCGTCGCAGTCGTGACCAGCTGATGCAGTCCGATAAACTGGCCGCGATCGGTACCCTGGCGGCCGGGGTAGCCCATGAGATCAACAACCCTATGGGCTATATCTCCTCCAACCTCAACACCATGGACCGCTATACCGGGATACTCAAGCAGTTCATCCTAGATAACTGCGAGTCGGATAAAGATGAACTGGAAGAGATCGTCGAGATACTGGATGATTTGAAGAGCGCGATTGGAGAATCGGTAGACGGCGCTACCCGTGTCAAGGATATAGTTGCTGATCTCAAGAGTTTCTCCCGTGTGGACAAGGCCGAGGAAACTTCCTCCGATATCAACGAGGGAATCAAGAGCACCCTCAATATCGTCTGGAACGAACTCAAGTATCATTGCAAGGTTGAGACCGATTACGGCGACCTGCCGGATATCAAGTGTATGCCCAATCAGTTAAATCAAGTTTTTCTCAACCTCCTGATAAATGCCGGACAGGCCATCAAACACAAAAACGGATTGATCAAGATTCGCACCTATACCGATAACGACAAT
This window harbors:
- a CDS encoding PAS domain S-box protein, translating into MSTLSSQRINDFTGFRHVLDIVDLPVFITSQERVVYVNAGFEDFTGHRVRDILGEKTNRFVAGGYLSDLREIDRKLSKKELIQLKTEIEIEPAEGRAQKLGLTSVAIEWDQKPSVLHLLNVDPSRLDHSGEDKFILLQRIIDAIPSPIFYKNASLVYEGCNLAFENYIGMKREDIIGKTVYDLAPRELAEKYDKMDRQLLKSLGTQNYEAQVEFADGSIHDVMFNKAIYSDSKGEIAGMIGVMLDITDRKRSEEQVRYRYKMESALSYISRLFLAEDKTDMKGILAIIDNTFNTDFTYIYRLSSESNIFRLDDSFSRSYNDLIHTLPDIIARDSIGNDSGLLQKTGAIQLDSRNPQQCNKLCEELKLAERESATLLVLPIISSEAEMIGFIGIEAISGSRKWLYDELQVLRLIVEKTSIYWDKQNTLKYLKESEEQFREAFEQAAVGIAHVDMNGMIIKVNQRFCEIIGYLRDELYNLSFKDITHPDDVGQDLENIELLLENKISKYSLEKRYVKKDGSEVWVNLTTTLLRDKHGNPSQFLGAVEDITKRKQAEDALERSVAMIRATLESTSDGIMVTGLDGRIINYNQRFINMWDLQNSSLCLDEDGCILDTLRTHMVNPEKFDRYYYQPAHVDARNKNIELELNDGRVFELNCLPLVASGKSDGIVWSFHDVTHQKEAESVLERVINQYTTMIDSVPAVLFAKDKDLRYTVVNRAFCEKANMDKDSIVGKTASDIYSREMAEHFSKLDQDVLTRNRAIINREEKQAFDGETNWISMNKVPLQDSSGETVGLVGMYQDITEQRRSRDQLMQSDKLAAIGTLAAGVAHEINNPMGYISSNLNTMDRYTGILKQFILDNCESDKDELEEIVEILDDLKSAIGESVDGATRVKDIVADLKSFSRVDKAEETSSDINEGIKSTLNIVWNELKYHCKVETDYGDLPDIKCMPNQLNQVFLNLLINAGQAIKHKNGLIKIRTYTDNDNIYISIKDNGEGISEKNLKKIFEPFYTTKEVGKGTGLGLSLVFDIIKKHNGDIAVESEIGEGTEFVISLPLEGNDET